From a region of the candidate division KSB1 bacterium genome:
- a CDS encoding T9SS type A sorting domain-containing protein, with protein sequence MYPISESTTSVLDPLASGPPKTFVLFQNYPNPFNPSTIISYSILKPGFVTLKIYDILGREIQTLVSEFRKANTYSVDFDARELASGIYFYNLQVGNNFAERKKMLLMR encoded by the coding sequence ATGTACCCGATTTCCGAGTCGACCACCAGCGTACTTGATCCCCTTGCATCCGGTCCACCCAAAACCTTCGTGCTTTTTCAAAATTATCCTAATCCGTTTAATCCGTCAACAATCATTTCGTATTCAATCCTTAAACCCGGTTTTGTTACGCTAAAAATTTATGATATTCTCGGCAGAGAAATTCAAACGCTGGTCAGTGAATTTCGAAAAGCAAATACGTATTCTGTTGATTTTGATGCAAGAGAACTAGCCAGTGGTATTTATTTCTATAATCTGCAAGTCGGCAATAATTTCGCAGAAAGGAAAAAAATGTTGCTGATGCGTTGA
- a CDS encoding dienelactone hydrolase family protein → MTKFVGFCRIEILDEHKGITFPMLVMYPTCTPAKPVTFGPFSLDVAIEAPVEDGSFPLVMISHGSGGSYLTHRTLGANLAKNGFVVCMPEHPFNNRNNNEWQYTLENLTHRPRHIRLAIDQVLSHDKLKNHLASDRVAIIGHSVGGYTALAVAGGVPHTQFIVEFCQRSENQDLLFCTIVRRNELKPQKIAGAADSRIKAVVLFAPDVSLFMSDGALSNVNVPVLLLVAEKEDTPLETAEIVMNGLPDSSQLSYRMVENAGHYSFLSPFPESIKNRLGGAARDPAGFDRDRFHEELNLEVLDFLQRALEVDH, encoded by the coding sequence ATGACTAAATTTGTTGGTTTTTGCAGGATTGAAATTTTGGATGAGCATAAAGGAATAACATTCCCAATGTTGGTAATGTATCCAACCTGCACTCCCGCAAAACCTGTCACATTTGGACCGTTTTCTTTAGATGTTGCCATTGAAGCACCCGTTGAAGATGGCAGCTTTCCTTTAGTAATGATTTCTCATGGTTCCGGTGGTTCTTATTTAACTCATCGGACACTCGGAGCAAATTTGGCGAAGAATGGCTTTGTTGTGTGTATGCCTGAGCACCCGTTTAATAATCGTAATAATAATGAATGGCAATATACCCTTGAGAATTTGACTCATAGGCCAAGGCATATCCGGTTGGCTATCGACCAGGTTCTTTCTCATGACAAATTAAAAAATCACCTGGCTTCGGATAGGGTAGCCATAATTGGTCATTCTGTTGGTGGATATACTGCATTGGCTGTTGCAGGTGGTGTTCCTCATACTCAATTTATAGTTGAATTTTGTCAAAGAAGTGAGAACCAAGATTTACTATTTTGCACGATAGTGAGAAGAAATGAACTAAAGCCCCAAAAAATTGCAGGGGCAGCGGATAGCCGAATAAAAGCAGTCGTGCTGTTTGCACCAGATGTTAGCCTGTTTATGTCTGATGGAGCATTGAGTAATGTTAATGTTCCGGTTTTATTGCTTGTTGCTGAAAAGGAAGATACACCGCTTGAGACGGCTGAAATCGTCATGAATGGTCTTCCTGATAGCTCGCAGCTCAGTTACAGAATGGTTGAAAATGCCGGACACTATTCTTTCCTTAGCCCATTTCCCGAATCTATAAAAAACAGGTTGGGTGGCGCTGCAAGGGATCCGGCAGGCTTCGATCGGGATAGATTTCATGAAGAACTGAATTTGGAAGTATTAGACTTTCTACAGAGAGCGTTAGAGGTTGATCATTAA
- a CDS encoding helix-turn-helix domain-containing protein, whose amino-acid sequence MSEKQQPFYSEQNSRRDEINIYRIDDALLETYHTRPREPHRNNYQAIIWINTGRGTHLIDDQLYDVEPNTFMLVTKDQMHAFNPKSGTLGCGIRFSDSFLDSATYHSTSKYSLFNNLTVNSVLKVNETEKPSFETLILQLINEYEKEDESGKFNIIQHLLEALIIKLDQFKKKQFTRQYDTNNSTYLIFQEFNFELEKYFKTYHDVSSYSGRLNISNRKLSDVLKLFVGKSTVEVIQERIVAEAKRALMYSGQTIQEIAFELGFDDPYYFSKVFKKVTGQAPKAFRDKLQKFT is encoded by the coding sequence ATGAGCGAAAAGCAACAGCCTTTCTATTCAGAGCAAAATAGCCGACGCGATGAAATCAACATTTATCGGATCGATGATGCGCTCTTAGAAACCTATCACACAAGACCACGTGAGCCGCACAGGAATAACTATCAAGCGATAATCTGGATTAATACAGGCCGCGGGACACATTTGATCGACGACCAACTTTATGATGTTGAACCGAACACGTTTATGTTGGTCACCAAAGACCAGATGCACGCGTTTAATCCTAAGTCCGGTACATTAGGATGCGGTATACGGTTTTCCGACAGCTTTCTGGATTCTGCAACTTATCATTCAACGAGTAAGTACAGCCTTTTCAATAACCTGACCGTCAACTCAGTACTTAAGGTGAATGAAACGGAAAAGCCTTCTTTCGAAACGTTAATTCTTCAGCTTATAAATGAATATGAAAAAGAAGATGAATCCGGCAAATTTAATATTATTCAACATTTACTGGAAGCTTTGATCATCAAGCTGGATCAATTTAAAAAAAAGCAATTTACCAGGCAATACGACACGAACAATTCGACCTACCTGATATTTCAAGAATTTAACTTTGAGTTAGAAAAATATTTCAAAACTTATCATGATGTTTCAAGTTATTCCGGAAGGCTAAATATTTCTAACAGAAAACTGTCTGATGTCCTTAAATTATTTGTGGGGAAATCCACCGTCGAAGTGATACAAGAAAGAATTGTAGCGGAAGCAAAAAGAGCTCTTATGTATTCCGGTCAAACTATCCAGGAAATCGCATTTGAATTAGGGTTCGATGACCCCTACTATTTTAGTAAAGTATTTAAGAAAGTCACCGGCCAGGCTCCTAAAGCTTTTAGAGATAAACTGCAGAAATTTACATGA
- a CDS encoding MBL fold metallo-hydrolase — translation MRKIISTLILVAAVFSTAAFSQNASYKAIKVADGVYSFGGGPWSYYSMFVVADDGVFVADPVNADLAAAMMREIKKITDKPIRYMVYSHNHWDHVSGGKIFKDAGAVVIGHAENKKNLKPNPQVVVPDLTWDGNRYDVVIGNKTIELHYYGENHGSGMTVMLLPKEKVMFTADLVVPKRLGFMFLPDFSVSGWIRTLKEMEKLDFTVALFAHDHPKGTRQDLISQREYLEDLTKAVQQAMQSGDMMLQSLSLPKYKDWAHYNDWLGLNGAAVMLEMMMGL, via the coding sequence ATGAGAAAGATTATTAGTACCTTAATCCTGGTCGCAGCGGTTTTTTCTACTGCGGCGTTTAGCCAGAATGCTTCCTATAAGGCCATAAAGGTTGCCGATGGGGTTTACAGTTTTGGTGGCGGCCCATGGTCTTACTATTCCATGTTCGTTGTTGCCGATGATGGCGTTTTCGTCGCCGATCCGGTTAACGCGGATCTTGCTGCAGCCATGATGCGGGAGATCAAAAAGATCACGGACAAACCCATTCGATACATGGTCTACAGTCACAACCATTGGGATCATGTTTCGGGCGGTAAAATCTTTAAAGATGCCGGCGCAGTTGTTATTGGCCATGCTGAAAACAAGAAAAATCTGAAGCCGAATCCACAGGTTGTTGTGCCGGATTTGACCTGGGATGGAAATCGTTATGATGTCGTGATTGGCAATAAAACAATCGAGCTGCATTACTATGGTGAGAATCACGGCAGCGGCATGACCGTAATGCTCCTGCCAAAGGAAAAGGTCATGTTCACAGCAGACCTCGTGGTGCCAAAGCGGCTTGGCTTCATGTTTCTGCCCGATTTTTCTGTTAGTGGTTGGATCCGAACGTTGAAAGAAATGGAAAAGCTTGACTTTACAGTTGCGTTGTTTGCTCACGATCATCCCAAAGGCACCAGGCAAGACCTGATTTCGCAAAGGGAATACCTGGAAGACTTAACCAAAGCCGTGCAGCAAGCCATGCAAAGTGGAGATATGATGCTGCAAAGTCTTTCGCTGCCAAAATATAAAGATTGGGCACATTATAACGATTGGTTGGGCCTGAACGGCGCGGCCGTAATGTTAGAAATGATGATGGGTCTCTAA